From one Orcinus orca chromosome 10, mOrcOrc1.1, whole genome shotgun sequence genomic stretch:
- the ELOVL5 gene encoding elongation of very long chain fatty acids protein 5 isoform X2 — protein MEKGASRGCLAGWNIVDTHRVVRSHLPSGPLEQVLRSPLSRASPSCAGEAAEALVENWRPCSSAPQVRGPYCATTVPTLPQLVTGVWEGQYNFFCQGTRSGGEADMKIIRVLWWYYFSKLIEFMDTFFFILRKNNHQVTVLHVYHHASMLNIWWFVMNWVPCGHSYFGATLNSFIHVLMYSYYGLSSVPSMRPYLWWKKYITQGQLVQFVLTILQTSCGVIWPCAFPLGWLYFQIGYMISLIALFTNFYIQTYNKKGASRRREHQNGSVTAVNGHTSSFSSLENSVKPRKQRKD, from the exons ATGGAGAAAGGCGCATCTCGTGGGTGTCTGGCTGGCTGGAACATAGTGGACACGCACAGGGTGGTCAGATCACACCTTCCTTCTGGACCGTTGGAGCAGGTCCTTAGGTCTCCCCTTAGCCGGGCATCACCCTCATGTGCGGGTGAGGCAGCTGAGGCCCTCGTGGAGAACTGGCGACCCTGCAGCTCTGCACCCCAAGTCCGGGGTCCTTACTGTGCCACCACAGTGCCTACTCTGCCGCAG ttagtgACGGGAGTATGGGAAGGCCAGTACAACTTCTTCTGTCAGGGCACACGCAGTGGAGGAGAAGCAGACATGAag ATCATCCGCGTGCTCTGGTGGTACTACTTCTCCAAGCTCATTGAGTTCATGGACACCTTCTTCTTCATCCTGCGCAAGAACAACCACCAGGTCACAGTCCTGCATGTGTACCACCACGCCTCCATGCTCAACATCTGGTGGTTCGTGATGAACTGGGTCCCCTGTGGCCACT CTTATTTTGGTGCCACACTTAACAGCTTCATCCACGTCCTCATGTACTCGTACTACGGTCTGTCGTCCGTCCCTTCCATGAGGCCGTACCTCTGGTGGAAGAAGTACATCACGCAGGGGCAGCTG GTACAGTTTGTGCTGACCATCCTCCAGACCAGCTGCGGGGTCATCTGGCCGTGCGCCTTCCCCCTTGGTTGGTTGTATTTCCAGATTGGATACATGATTTCTCTGATTGCCCTCTTCACAAACTTCTATATTCAG ACCTACAACAAGAAGGGGGCCTCCCGGAGGAGAGAACACCAGAACGGCTCCGTGACGGCCGTGAACGGCCACACCAGCAGCTTTTCTTCTCTGGAAAACAGTGTGAAGCCGAGGAAGCAGCGTAAGGACTGA